Proteins encoded together in one Streptomyces sp. TLI_171 window:
- a CDS encoding ABC transporter substrate-binding protein, translated as MPISRRGVLLGAVAAACATALARYGSAEASSGSGPAGLLEVATGWTSGPEQNGLQALLAALKGRAPDVTFVAGDGSNPAGGDLSARLAAGSPPDSFRCSGGAELTELAAHLEPLDALFRRSGPAAGLPARLLPGLRVGSALYAVPAGVRRTNLLWSNPQLLAEAGAGHAPRDTGALIAQLRRVAATGRTPLAVGGPVEVLHLAETVLLAAHGPDAFAALWRPGGPWQGSATTGALRTLDALLELAEPPAPDADWTDAARQLGSGQAGYLITGDWVEGWLRTGLGLRPDVDYRWAAAPGTDGLFQSRADVFALPRGARHRPAALAWLELCASLEGQLALNGARGAVPARIDLPEPARALFGPYARWSLDEWRGHRPLDSLTHGGLLGSRRRAVALAAAAAFTVHRDSARLARELARV; from the coding sequence GTGCCGATCAGCCGCCGTGGAGTCCTGCTGGGCGCAGTGGCGGCCGCCTGCGCCACCGCGCTGGCCCGGTACGGGTCGGCGGAGGCCAGTTCGGGGTCCGGTCCGGCGGGGCTGCTGGAGGTGGCGACGGGCTGGACGTCCGGCCCGGAGCAGAACGGGCTGCAGGCGCTGCTGGCGGCGCTCAAGGGCCGTGCCCCGGACGTCACCTTCGTGGCCGGCGACGGCTCCAACCCGGCCGGCGGGGACCTCTCGGCGCGGCTGGCCGCGGGCTCGCCGCCGGACAGCTTCCGGTGTTCCGGCGGCGCCGAACTGACCGAGCTGGCCGCGCACCTGGAGCCGCTGGACGCGCTGTTCCGAAGATCCGGCCCGGCGGCCGGTCTGCCCGCCCGGCTGCTGCCCGGGCTGCGGGTCGGCAGCGCGCTGTACGCCGTCCCGGCGGGCGTGCGGCGGACCAACCTGCTGTGGTCGAACCCGCAGCTGCTCGCCGAGGCCGGGGCCGGGCACGCTCCGCGGGACACCGGCGCGCTGATCGCCCAGCTGCGGCGGGTCGCCGCCACCGGCCGCACCCCGCTGGCCGTCGGCGGCCCGGTCGAGGTGCTGCACCTGGCGGAGACCGTCCTGCTGGCCGCGCACGGCCCGGACGCGTTCGCCGCGCTCTGGCGGCCCGGCGGCCCGTGGCAGGGCTCGGCCACCACCGGCGCGCTGCGCACCCTGGACGCCCTGCTGGAGCTGGCCGAGCCGCCCGCTCCCGACGCCGACTGGACGGACGCCGCCCGGCAGCTCGGCAGCGGCCAGGCCGGTTACCTGATCACCGGCGACTGGGTGGAGGGCTGGCTGCGGACCGGTCTGGGCCTGCGCCCGGACGTCGACTACCGGTGGGCGGCCGCGCCCGGCACCGACGGGCTGTTCCAGTCCCGGGCGGACGTGTTCGCCCTCCCCCGCGGCGCCCGGCACCGCCCGGCGGCGCTGGCCTGGCTGGAGCTCTGCGCGAGCCTGGAGGGCCAGCTGGCGCTGAACGGGGCGCGCGGAGCCGTCCCGGCCCGGATCGACCTGCCGGAGCCCGCCCGGGCCCTGTTCGGCCCGTACGCCCGGTGGTCGCTGGACGAGTGGCGCGGGCACCGGCCGCTGGACTCGCTGACCCACGGCGGCCTGCTCGGGTCCCGGCGCAGGGCGGTGGCGCTGGCCGCCGCCGCCGCGTTCACCGTGCACCGGGACAGCGCGCGGCTGGCCCGCGAGCTGGCCCGGGTCTGA